The sequence below is a genomic window from Oscillospiraceae bacterium.
CCCACCTGATGGAGGAGCGCCCCTTCATCCCGCTGTGGTTCTCCACGGCGCTCCACGTCCAGTCCCCCACGGTGGAGGGCATCGACTACGCCTCCTCCAGCTTCTCCAACGAGAACGTCTGGGCGTGGAAAAAATAAGGTTTGACCCTTCCGGCGCTGCGCGCCGCCTCCCTCGCAGGGGAGGCGAATGATAAAATACCTCCGTAGGGCCCGGGCAGACCGGGCCTGTGCCCCCGGCAGGGGGCCGGAAGTGCAGGAGGAAACATGCACATGGCCCGTTATATCCGCAGGCGGCTTCTGACCGCGATTCCCGTGTTCTTCGGCATCACCTTCCTGGTGTTCCTGTTTTTAAATCTGACCCCCGCCTCCATCACCGACCTGATGGGGGAGGGGAGTACTGCCAGCGCCGCCGAAAAGGCGGCGCTGTCGGCCTATCTCGGGCTGGACAAGCCCTTTCCCGTACGTTACCTGGCTTGGCTGGGCGCGCTGCTGCGGGGGGATCTGGGCACCTCCTTCGCCATGGGCCGCCCGGTGGCCGCCCTGGTGGGGCAGCGCATCGTCCCATCCCTGATCCTGACGGGCACGGGGGTGCTGCTGGCGGTGGCGCTGGCCCTGCCCCTGGGGGCGCTGGCCGCGTGGCGGCCCCGCTCCAACTGGGACGCCCTGGCCTCCGCCCTGGCCATGGTCAGCTTCGGGGTGCCCGGCTTTTTCCTGAGCCTGGTGTTCATCTTCCTGTTCGCCGTGGCCCTGGGGGCGCTGCCCGCCGCGGGCATGTACACCGTGGGGGGCGCGGGCGGCCTGCCCGATCTGCTGCGCCACCTGGTGCTCCCGGCCTCGGTGGTCTGCGTGAGCAGTCTGGGGGAGCTGGTGAAGCAGACCCGCAGCGCCTGCCTGGAGACCATGGGGGAGGACTATATCACCACCGCCCGGGCCAAGGGCCTGAAAGGGGGCGCGGTGCTGGTGCGGCACGTGCTGCGGGGGTCTCTGATCCCCATCTGCACCACGATTTTCTCCCATATCCCCCACATCATCGGCGGTTCGGTGGTGGTGGAGCGGGTGTTCGGCTGGCCGGGTATGGGCAGCCTCATGTTCTCCGCCATCGCCAGCCGGGACTACCCGGTGGTGATGGGGGTCAGCGTGGTCATCGCCCTGGCCGTGCTGTGCACCAACCTGCTGCTGGATATGCTCTACGGCCTGGTGGACCCCCGGGTGCGCTTCGGGGAGGCCCGCGGTTGAGCGGGCGGGGGGCCTGGTCCCGCTTCCGCCGGGACCGCCGGGCCGCGGCGGGGGCGTGCTTCCTGGCCGCGGAGCTGCTGCTGGTGCTGCTGCTGCCGCCCCTGCTGGGGCTGGATCCCAACCTGACCGACCGGGCGGCGGGCTTCTGGGCCCCGCCGTCGGCGGCGCACTGGCTGGGCACCGACGACGTGGGACGGGACGTGTTCGCCCGCCTGCTGTCCGGGGGGCGGGTGTCCCTGCTGGTGGGCTTCGCATCGGCGGCCATCAGCGTGGCGGTGGGGGTGCCCCTGGGCCTGCTGGCGGGCTACCGCCGGGGGAGGTGGGAGTTCTGGATTATGCGCTGCGCCGACGTGTTCCAGTCCTTCCCCAGCATCGTGCTGGTGCTGTGCATGGTGGCCCTGGTGGGGGCCTCGGTGTGGAATATCATCCTGGTGCTGGGCCTGCTGGGCTGGACGGGCATCGCCCGGCTGGTCTACGGCAACACCCTCTCCGTGCGGGAGCAGGAGTACGTGGTGGCCGTCCGGGCCCTGGGGGGGAGCACGGCCACCATCCTGCGGCGCAACGTGCTGCCCAACGCGGCCGCCCCGGTGTGGTGCGCCATCCCCCTGCGGGTGGGGCGGGCGATCCTGTCCGAGTCCAGCCTCAGCTTTCTGGGGGTGGGCATCCGGGCGCCCCAGGCCTCCTGGGGA
It includes:
- a CDS encoding peptide ABC transporter permease, coding for MHMARYIRRRLLTAIPVFFGITFLVFLFLNLTPASITDLMGEGSTASAAEKAALSAYLGLDKPFPVRYLAWLGALLRGDLGTSFAMGRPVAALVGQRIVPSLILTGTGVLLAVALALPLGALAAWRPRSNWDALASALAMVSFGVPGFFLSLVFIFLFAVALGALPAAGMYTVGGAGGLPDLLRHLVLPASVVCVSSLGELVKQTRSACLETMGEDYITTARAKGLKGGAVLVRHVLRGSLIPICTTIFSHIPHIIGGSVVVERVFGWPGMGSLMFSAIASRDYPVVMGVSVVIALAVLCTNLLLDMLYGLVDPRVRFGEARG
- a CDS encoding peptide ABC transporter permease, producing the protein MSGRGAWSRFRRDRRAAAGACFLAAELLLVLLLPPLLGLDPNLTDRAAGFWAPPSAAHWLGTDDVGRDVFARLLSGGRVSLLVGFASAAISVAVGVPLGLLAGYRRGRWEFWIMRCADVFQSFPSIVLVLCMVALVGASVWNIILVLGLLGWTGIARLVYGNTLSVREQEYVVAVRALGGSTATILRRNVLPNAAAPVWCAIPLRVGRAILSESSLSFLGVGIRAPQASWGNLIQYASGLTVLTARPWVWLPPGVCIILTVFALQFVGDGLRDAFDPKYTRLKL